tctttttcttttggctGTTCACCTGCAGTGCTATATTATGCTCAGGAGATCTGCTTGCTGTTTGTTTAGGCTGAAGAACCTGTTGAGGTTTACCATGATAAGGAATACAAAAACAGGAGATGGCACTTCCGATCCTACAACTTCACAGTGTCACTCGTCTGGGCTCCTTTCCTCATCAAATCTGATGTTTTTGAGAATGAGAATGGTGTATCTACCTCTGAAGTCCAGCTCCACCTTGACATACTTGATGCTAGCTGGACAAGTCAGTATGAGAGTTttgattatattattatttccgGTGGACAGTGGTTTCTTAAGACAGCAGTCTACTGGGAGAATGGTGCAGTGGTGGGCTGTCATTATTGTCAAAACAAGAACCTGATTGAACTTGGCTTTGAGCACCTGTATCATAAGACTCTGCAAAAGGTTTTCAGCTTCATCATTTCAGCAAAACACAAGCCAGTTATATTCTTCAGGACCTGGTCGCCAGATCACTTCGAGAACGGTGAGTGGTACAATGGAGGATCTTGTAATAGGGTGGCGCCATACAAGAAGAGAGAGTACCAGGAGGGGTACAATGAACGTGTCATGAGGGGAATCGAACTTAAAGAGTTTAACAAGGCTGAAGCTGCATTGAGGGGTTCCGGCGATGTGGAGAGACTGAAGCTCATGGATACTTACAGCCTCTCTTACTTGAGACCAGACGGCCATGTTGGGCCTTACCGAACACCTTATCCATTCACAAAGGACAGCAAGAATGCTGTATCCGTTCAGAACGATTGTTTGCACTGGTGTGTGCCTGGGCCTATTGATGCGTGGAATGATCTTGTTATGAAGATGGCACTGGATTGATGAACTGTCTGGATTTAGATGGTGTGCTCTTCGGTCATAATACCACGTTGTAGAGTTTACTGGATGCAGAATCAGGTTCCCGCCAGCAGTGGTACATCACAGCAGCAAAGTGGAGAGGACAAGGCAGTAAATTGCTTATACTGGTAAAAGTGTGTATGttttttggtttaaagatgctGGGTTAGTAGCAACAAATAGCCAAGTGGTTAACCCAGTATATGCTTAATTGCGATCTGCAAGATGTGTATTTTGTTTCCATGTTGTAAATTGGGCTTCTGCTGCCGGTTATTTTCAGTGGCCTGATGGAAGTAACCCTTGTTGAACTGGTGGTGCTACTGCTGTTCATGCATGGGCACGCGCCTGTGAGTATCACAAAGTCTGACATCCCAGATGCTACCCTGCAGGCTGCCTTTTCATGCCTACCGACTATCCTGTAATCCGCCCTTCAGGCTTCAGTGTTTCAGCTCCACACGTCGGTCTTTCAGAAACATGCTAATAAAAGAAATTCGATCTTAAATTTATCAAGTGTTTACTGTCGCTGGCAAAAACTTAGCAATAATATAAAAGAGCATGTTCTGGCATGCAACAGTTAACCAGAAACATCCTTTCagttcatactagcaatttcagAAACACAAGGTTTTTTTCCCCGTCAATCCATCATAACAAGTTAACGACGACAATATAATTGTCGCATAACATTAACAACTTTCCGTCTTTTTTCCTCCTTGTTCGTTCAGCTAAAAAAAGTAAAGAAATCAATCAACCCGAGACGAAGAACGTAGGACTAGAAGAAGCGCCACTTGCTGGTGGTGGTGTTGAGTTCCTTGATCCGGTCCTCGAGCTCCCGGATGCGCGCGTCCCTGTCCTCCTGCGCGTCCAGCGCGCGCCGGAGCTCCTCCACCTGCGCCTcgtgccgctccgccgccgcccgcagctccgcctccgccgcgtcggcgcgcgcctccgcctcccgccgctccgcctcggccGCCTCCCGCGCGGCGCCCGCCTCCGCCAGCGCGCGCTCCAGCGCCCGCACCTCCGCCGTCAGGTTCCTGACCTCCTTCtccgctgccgcggccgcccaGTAGTCGAGCAGCCTGcggtgcagcgccgccgccttgctccCCTCCCCCTTCTCCGCGTCCGCCGCCGGGTCGTCCGCGCTGGCTGCGTGTGCGTGGACGCCGAGGACGGCCAGCACCGACGACCAACACGACGCCATGGCTGGTCCTCTCTTCTTCGCCGACTtgcacgccggccggccggcgacgcctagaACGGAAACTAGCTGCGTGTTACCGTGCACACACTGCAGGGGCTCCATGATCGAGTATTATACCGGGAATACGATTACACACACAAACAGGGTGGAGTTCGAATTCTAACGCTGAGTTCCATACGAAATACGTTCGACGAGCAATGAGGAGTCCTCGCAACTACTACAAGCTCCTATTACAACTCAGAGACGTGGTGGGCcgttttttgttttgttttttaggAAAGTCACCGTGGGCCGGTTCTAAGTTTTGGACGGGACGGCTGGCCCACTTAATGCCTGGCTGTCATCATCGGTCAGCCCATTGGGCCTATGAagcaaaaaaattttgaagaaattgaagcaatttttattttcctttcttttttgctGCTATAAGACACATTCGAAGCTTCAGTAACTGCAGATTAATATTAGTTAAATTAAAGTTGAATAATAAGCATCAGCGGAGCACTTGTGCAGCAGCTTGTTGCAAGCAGCGGCCGTCCGTCGTCGACGCCCATTTTGACTGCGCAGTATAAATTTCGAACTACGTCGATCTCCAAGCTTGAATGCTCGTGAGAGCTGGAGGAATCCAATTCCGCAACCGCTCGCCAGAGCTGATGCTGGCGAACGATGCGCGCCCCGCGCCCGACGCTCTCCACTCAACGCCGGGTCATCCTTTCGATCATTATCACCAGAGCGTGTGTGGCTAGCATTATCTGGGTAGCTACAACCACTAGTTATACATCTAATCAAATTCATATGTTTAAAACGTTTATCTAGAAAGagttatgcaaaaagttttgtgcgAAGAAGTTTTATGTATAAATCAATCCTGAGGTGATTATTTGTTATTTATAAAAATTGAATTAGAACAATTAtacataaaattttaattataattttatttgtaaatttttttagcaCTATATTTTCTGTGAAACTTGTTATTAAAGGTTATCACTAAGAAGTTATTCAGAAAAATTGTAAGGATAAATTATGCATCAAAAAATTGTTCAAAACTTCTCTAATAACAATTTTACTAGAAATATACCATAAAATTTTTTGAATATAAAAATTATACACAAAAGTTATATGTACAACTTTATAACtttctaaaaaagaaaaattacggAAAATAAAACCTTCCAAAAAAGGAAAGTTCGGAGCCGTCGGGGAATCACTCGCTCGATGAGTCTCCTGGCGAGCGCTCGCGAATTAGAAATTCCCAGCACGTAATAATTGCATGAGTGACGCAGGCAGTGATGCAAACATCACTACGACTTATCAGGCGAGATCAACAAACGGGGCCGCTAATTTGCGGTCGCCTGGAAGTTCGGCTCTGTACGGTCGATATATCCCAGCACACGTGATTCAAGCACAGGTGATTTATACAAATAAAAAAgttaaccaaatttatacaaacaATTCTGAACAAAACTTTGAGAAATAGATTCGAAAGAAAAAACTCTAAACAGAAAGATTCTGTAAAAGTTTGGGCAAGAATATTTTGAGATCGACAAATTTTGGAGAGAAAAGTCGTGgtgcaaaatttttgtacaagaAAAAAATTGGGAGCCAAAAAAGTCCAAGCAAAAAATTCTGAGATAGAGAAATTGGAGATAAATGTTTTcacaaaaaatttcaagataaaaaattaaagaaacaaaaaatttgaagacaaaAATTAGAATACATTAAAGTTTGGACTAGAATATTTTGAGATCCATAAATTTTGAAGATAAAAGTCGTGgtgcaaaatttttgtacaagaAAAAATTTGGGGGCTAAAAAAGTCGAAGCAAAAGATTCTGAGATGGAGAAATTGGAGATAAATATTCTGACACAAAATTtcgagataaaaaaaattcaaaagaaaaaaacgtTGAAGATTAAAATTATAAACATAAAAGTTAGAAAAGAGAATGTGAAAATTGAAACTAGGAAAGGCAGGGTATATGTGAAGAGGGCGGCCCACTAGCCCCCACGTGCGCGGGCAGAGCGTCGACCGCCGCAAAAACAGCATCGGGTCAACAAACTTCGTCGTCTTGTGCACAGAAAACTACGTACTGCTACAGGAGCTGACGATTCGCCGAGCCCGGCCTTCTCGATCGGCTTCAAGAAGCCAAGAAGAAGAGCAACTGCGCGAGCACTCCACTCCAAGCTCTCGCCGCGCACTCGCCCTGCGGTGGCGCACCTCACCGCCTGCGCGCCATGGCGCGGCCGCGCGTGCTGCTCCTGTGCAGCCCGTGCATGGGCCACCTCATCCCCTTCGTGGAGCTCGCGCGCCGCCTCGCGACCGACCACGGCCTCGCCGCCACGCTCCTCTTCGCCTCGGCCACGTCCCCGCCCTCGGACCAGTacctcgccgtggccgccgccgcccccgacgccgtcgacctcgtcgcgctgcccgcgccgccgccggaggacgCGCTCCCGCCCTCCGCGCGCGAGCGCGCCGAGCACGCCGTCGCCTCCAACGTCCCGCGCATCCGGGAGCTGGCGCGCGCGCTGGCCGCCGACGCGGACGCGCCCCTCGCCGCGCTCGTGGTGGACATGATCGGCGTGCGGgcgcgcggcgtcgcggcggagaTGGGCGTGCCGCTCTACATGTTCTTCACCTCGCCGTGGACGACGCTGTCCCTGCTGCTCCACCTCCCCGGGAtcgacgccgcgcgcgccggggagcaccgcgacgccgccgagccGATCCGTCTTCCTGGCTGCGTGCCCATCCACGCTCACGAGCTGCCGGCCTCCATGCTCGCCGACCGGAGCAGCAGCATGTACGCCGGATTTGTGTCCATGGCCAAGGCTATGAAACAAGTCGACGGCATTCTTGTCAACACCTCCCGCGAGATCGAGCCCGCGGCGGGCGACGGCATGGACGGTCTGGAGCTACCGGTCCACCCGGTCGGACCACTGGTCTGgaccagaccggtcggcgaccaCGGGTGCATCAGATGGCTAGACCAGCAGCCACGTGGATCCGTGGTCTACGTGTCATTTGGCAGCGGTGGCACGCTTACATGGCAGCAGACGGCTGAGCTGGCGCTTGGGCTGGAGCTCAGCCAGTGTAGATTCATTTGGGCTGTCAAGAGACCACATCAAAGTTTGGCGAATGGAGCATTCTTCGGGACTCAGAACGGTAAGGAGGACACTTCATTGGATTTCTTGCCCGAGGGATTCATGGAGATGACTAGAGGGTTGGGGTTAGTGACGAACTCTTGGGCCCCACAAACAGCTATACTAGGGCATCCGTCGGTCGGGTGCTTCGTGAcgcactgcgggtggaactcgaTATTGGAGAGTGTTATCAATGGTGTGCCCATGGTAGCGTGGCCACTGTACGCTGAGCAAAATACGAATGCTGCGATGATGGAGGTCCAGGTAGGGGTGGCGGTCCGAGCCAAGATCGGTGTCGATCGATTCATAAGCAAAGAAGAGGTTGCGAGTGCAATTCGACGTGCGATGGTGGGGGAGGAAGCTAAAAGGATGAGAAAGCGAGCGAGTGAACTTAGAGACAAATCGGTGCATGATTTGAGCAAGGATGGTGGTTCAACTCGTGCTTTGGCGCAGATTGCAGATGTGTGGAAATGCTCTAGTAGTAGGAAATGATGAAAATTGGATCAT
The nucleotide sequence above comes from Panicum virgatum strain AP13 chromosome 3K, P.virgatum_v5, whole genome shotgun sequence. Encoded proteins:
- the LOC120697096 gene encoding protein trichome birefringence-like 25, which encodes MGSSPMWWSASPPSPWGRGAGKWWALGGPLAVKAVGFLLLAGLLFRVLCSFPSSRAPALQIAEGKCNLFNGEWIPDPSGPAYTNASCRFIDDHQNCMMNGRPDKGYLHWKWKPYGCDLPPFNAVRFLDSMRNKAWGLIGDSILRNQVQSLLCLLSKAEEPVEVYHDKEYKNRRWHFRSYNFTVSLVWAPFLIKSDVFENENGVSTSEVQLHLDILDASWTSQYESFDYIIISGGQWFLKTAVYWENGAVVGCHYCQNKNLIELGFEHLYHKTLQKVFSFIISAKHKPVIFFRTWSPDHFENGEWYNGGSCNRVAPYKKREYQEGYNERVMRGIELKEFNKAEAALRGSGDVERLKLMDTYSLSYLRPDGHVGPYRTPYPFTKDSKNAVSVQNDCLHWCVPGPIDAWNDLVMKMALD
- the LOC120697097 gene encoding hydroquinone glucosyltransferase-like, producing MARPRVLLLCSPCMGHLIPFVELARRLATDHGLAATLLFASATSPPSDQYLAVAAAAPDAVDLVALPAPPPEDALPPSARERAEHAVASNVPRIRELARALAADADAPLAALVVDMIGVRARGVAAEMGVPLYMFFTSPWTTLSLLLHLPGIDAARAGEHRDAAEPIRLPGCVPIHAHELPASMLADRSSSMYAGFVSMAKAMKQVDGILVNTSREIEPAAGDGMDGLELPVHPVGPLVWTRPVGDHGCIRWLDQQPRGSVVYVSFGSGGTLTWQQTAELALGLELSQCRFIWAVKRPHQSLANGAFFGTQNGKEDTSLDFLPEGFMEMTRGLGLVTNSWAPQTAILGHPSVGCFVTHCGWNSILESVINGVPMVAWPLYAEQNTNAAMMEVQVGVAVRAKIGVDRFISKEEVASAIRRAMVGEEAKRMRKRASELRDKSVHDLSKDGGSTRALAQIADVWKCSSSRK